TTGTCACTCAATACTGCCCGCACCCCAAAAATATCTCCTTCGTCACACATATCAATGAGTTGTGTGCTGTCTTCAAAGGCTTTCACAATGTCTATTCGCCCTTTGTGCAATACATAGGCAAAGGGATTAATTTCCGCATCTTCTTCAAAAATCGTTTCTTTCTTCCCAAAATACTGTACTTCGACTGATTCTGATACCTTCATCAGTGCCGCTTTTTGGAGGTAGGAAAACGGAGGAAACTTTTTTAGAAAGTCGTAAATTCGAGTTGATATGTGATTGGAGGGCATAGGGTTTTGTTGTTTAAGTTTGCCAATTTTTTCCCAACAATTCCAGCATTTGTTCAGCCAATTGATAGACCTTGGTTTTCATTCTATAGGGGAAATGATGGGCAGAGTTTGCATCTGCATTTTTGGCATTTTCAGTTGCAGTTTCTATCAAGGGGCAAATATTTTCGAGGTTGAAGCCACCTTGAATTAGTTGAGGGATAAGGTGTTTCAAATCTTTGGGCATTTCTCCCTTGTCTTCGATTTCCTTCTGCAAATGGAAAATTACCCATACTTCAAAGCAGGGATTACTAATAGCGATGTTCCAATTGTTTTTTTGCTCGCAATGAATACGTAAATCTTCAATCTCTTTGCGTTCCCACCTATCTACATCCAAAACGAACCAAACCAAATCTCCATCTTTTTCTCGCCAACCTGTTGAATCGATGTATTTATCCAATCGTTCCAAAAAATGTTTGGGAGCAGATTTGTTTTCTTCTCTCATTACAATTTCCACGCTAATGCGTAAGTTCTTTTCGTGAAACCATTTGAAATAGGCATCTTCTCGTTCTCCTTCTGCCACAATCACAAAAAGACGTGCATCTTTGTGTTGCTCTCCTTTTTTATACCCCCGCTTTTTCTTCGGCATAATCGTTCCAGTTTAAATTTTCTAAATCAGCTAAAAATGGAATCGCTCCAAAACGTCCATTCAAGTAGCCCTTTCGAATGTCTAAATCAAAGCGAACCTTGAAATCACTCAAAGGATACAAGTTTGTAGCTCCACCTTTGTCTTTTTCGGTAAACCAAATTTCATCTTGTCGGAAAATTTCTTGGTCGAGGAGGTGGGATTCGTGGGTGGTGAATATGAGTTGTCCTTTAGAGTTTTCATTACTCATAATTTTCGATAATAGCTCTTTTAGTAAATAAGGGTGAATACTTATTTCTATTTCATCAATAATAAAAACTACTTCATCATGCAAATACATGAAAAACATAGCAATGTAATCAATTAGTCGTTTCGTTCCATCTGATTCTTCTGGAAGTAAGAAAGAATACTCATTCCCTTTTCCGTCAAAATGTTTTGTATAAAACCTCTTTATTAAAACATTGTTATTTTCTTCTACTGCTAAAACTTCCTCTAAACTATCACTGCGTTTAAGTATAGCATTACCTTTATTTTTTACTTGATTAGAAACATCTTCAATCTTTTCTTTTTCATTTTTACCAAAAAAATCGTTTATACTATATGTTTGAACACCTATTCCACTAATCCCAGTATTTAATGAGCTAATAAACTTTCCTATAAAAGTGCGAAAGTTCTTATTAATTGCCATATATTTTACTATTTCTGTGGGTTTTGATAATGGACTTAAAATTAGAAGAGAATCAATAAACCAATTATTTACTTCCTCGACTTCTTCAAAAACCTGCTTCGCCTCCGCCAACTGCTTAATCAAAGGCTTGTCATTCAGCAACAATTCATCTTCATACAATTTAATCCGCAACTTATCCTTCGCACTTTGAAAATACTTATCATTTACTTCAATTTTAGTAATTCCATCTTGGTTTGTAGTTCGATTAAAAACCAATATATCTTCCTTTCCAAAATTGGTCAGATACAACCATTCTTCTACAATCACATTTTGAAAAAGGCTCAAACCATAACTGTAAGACTTACCTTCCATCACAAACTCAATTTCAAAAGAAGTCGGTTTTTCGGCATAATCTGGATTGAGTCGAAAAGTTTGAATATCTGTAAAATAGTTCCACTCTCCAGTCGTCACTATTTTTTGCAGCAAGCCAATCGCTTTCACCAAATTGGATTTTCCCGCCCCATTTGCGCCATAGATTGCAGCCGTTTTCAGCAGGCTCAAATCTCCAAAATGGTATTCATGGTCTTTTTTTCGCCGAACCGAACCTGTCAACATATTGAACTCGGTTTCTTCGGCAAAAGACAAAAAATTAGATACTACGAAACGAATCAGCATAAGCAATGTGTTTTTCTCTTTTTTCAAAAATAAGAGATTTTTTCACGTAAAACAAGCGTTTTGTACTTTTGAAGCATTTATTGAAGTGGAATACAAATCATTTTAGAGAAAAAAACGTTGAAATCAACCTTCAATTGGCAACCTAAAATAAAACACCGAACCCATTCCTTCAATGCTTTCCACCCAAATCTTACCGCCATGATGTTCCACAATCTTTTTTGAAATCGCCAAACCCAAGCCACTGCCATGCGGTTTATTGCCAATGTGTTGGGTGTGGACTTGTTTGAATTGGTCAAAAATGAGGGCTTGTTCCTTTATGGGGATTCCCCGCCCGTTGTCGGCAACACTCACTTCGATATGCTTATTGAAGGGCTTCAATTGGAGGTGGATATAGGGGTTTTTATCTGCTCGAAATTTGACGGCATTGGAGATAAGATTCAACAACACTTGCATGATTTTATCCCCATCAGCTTGGATATAGAGTATTTCTTCAGGCATTGCAGTTTTCAGTTCTATGCCTTTGCTTGAAGCCATCTGTTTGGTGGTATTGACCGCATTTTGGATGACCTCTTGTATGGCGATTTTTTGTATGTTCCATTTCATTTTGCCCATTTCCAAGCGTTGAAAATCAAGAACTTCATTAATGAGTCGGGTCAAACGTTCACTTTCTTTGACAATGATTCCCAAAAACTGCTGTCTTTTACCCGCTTTAATATGAGCATTGTCAAATAGGATTTCAGAGAAGGCTTTGATGGAGGTCAAGGGCGTTCGGAGTTCGTGCGTGACGGTGGAAATAAAATCGTCTTTGAGTTTGTCGAATTCCTTCAATCGCTCATTTGCAGCCTTCAATTCGGCAGTTACTTCCTCCAGTTCTTTCGATTTTTGTTCTATTTCTTTGCTGTGCAAAATGATTTGCTGGGTTTCGTCCAAAATTTGCATGACTTCGGTTAGGCTAAAAATTTCTTCTTTCAAAACCGTAGAAATAACCACTTTAGCAGAGGCTGTTCCAATCGCTCCTGCTAATATTTTTTCGATATAGCTGACCATTTCAGGGCTTACTTCATCGGCATCCTTGTAGTGAATTTCGTTTTGCAGGGCGTATTCTTCAAGAATATTTGCCGTTCGGTTTTTACCCAAAAAAGGATTTAGCAGTTGCTTGATTTCATAATAATAGGCCTTCCCTCTCCAGATATTGGTATTGCTGTCAGGCTTGTGGTATTTGAAAACATCCACAAAAGCAGAGGCTTGGCTCAATTCAGCCGACGAGGGCAGTGTAAACAACGAAACGCCTACATAAATGCCTATATTGAAGAACAAACTCCAAAAACAGGCATGGGTGATTTGATTCATTCCCTTTAACCCAAATAGTTGGTATGGCTTCAATAGCTCTATTCCCCATAAACCTTCCGAAACCATATTGGAGGAGAAAAAACCGCCTTCAATAAGCGTTGGAAAAGGCAGCGTATAAGTCCATACTGCAAAGCCTATCATCAAGCCGCTGATTGCTCCAATCTTTGTGGCTCGCTTCCAAAACAAAGCGCCAATAACCGCAGGCGCAAATTGGGTAACCCCTACAAAGGATATTAAACCTATGGAAACCAACGAATACTGATAACCAATAATCTCAAAATATATGTAGGCCCAAATCATTACAAAAACGATGCTTGCTCGCCTTACATAAAGAATGAAACGGGTGAAATAGCGTTTTTCTCGGAGATTGATGGTCGAAGAATTGAGTAAAATGGGCATCACCAAATTGCTACTTATCATATTGGAGAGGGCTACCGTAGCAACGATGACCATGCTCGTTGCGGCCGACAATCCGCCTAAAAACACGATGATGGTTAGGAAGAATTGCCTTTCGGCTAAAGGAAGCGTCAATACAAAAGTATCGGCATCTACATTGCTTCCTTCAAAGTACATCAAGCCGCCAATGGCAATCGGAAGTACGAAAATATTGATGAAAAATAGGTAGAGTGGAAAGAGCCATATTGCCTTTTCGATGTGTTTTTCGTCCACGTTTTCGACTACGGCTACTTGAAATTGGCGTGGCAACAAAACGAATGCACAAGCGGAAAGCAATATCATGACTGTCCAATCCCAATAACTGTTTGTGCCATTGTTGTTCCACACAAAGAGGTCTTTGTAGGCTTGTGTTTGGGAGGCTTCTGCAAACAATTGGGTAGGGCTGTCGTAAATCATGAAAGTGGTAAAAACTCCAATGGCGATGAAAGCCAAGAGTTTGAATACGGATTCAAAAGCAATGGCAGCGACCAAGCCTTCATTTTGTTCGGTTGCGTCAATGTTGCGAGTGCCAAATAGGATGCTGAAAATCGCCAATATTGCAGCCACAAAAAAAGCACTATCTGAAATATTGCTGAATTGATTGCCGAGTACAATATCGAGGCTCGAACTGATAGCCTTCAATTGAAGGGAAATATAGGGAATGATGCTGACGACTGCAATGAGTGTGACTAAGCCTCCTAAAAATGCACTTTTTCCGTAACGGGCTGAAAGGAAATCTGCAATGGAGGTGATGCGCTGTATCTTGCTGATTCTTACGATTTTTCGCAAAAGAATGTACCATAATGGAGCGGTCAAAACGGGACCTAAATAAACGGGCAAGAAACCTACTCCATCGGTTGCAGCTCGACCTACGCTTCCATAAAATGTCCATGCAGTGCAATAAACGGCTAAGGAAAGGGCGTAGGTTATGGAGTTGTTGATGATGCTTTTGCCCATTGCTTGTCGCTTGTCGCCATAGTAGGCAATGCCGAATAGCAGGGCAAAATAGCCCAAGGAAATGAGAAGGATGAGCCAAAGAGGAATCATGCTATCGCCGTTTTTTGTTTTCCATAATGATAAACAAAAAAACAATCATCAACATCCAAATACCGAATAAATAAAAATACAGGGTGGGCATTCCTGCAATGAAACCTTCTTTGTCAAAGATGCTGATGAGTGGAAAGTTAAAGAGCAAGAAGAAAAGCACAAATATGCCAAATAGACGGTATGCTTTGATGTGTTTCAAGTATTGGATTTGTTTTTCATGAAGTTAAGGATTGGAAAATAACGAAAAAACGCTTATATTTGGAATAGTCCAATTTCAAATTATGGCACGAAAAGATATTATTCACGAAGCTGTGATACAATGGATAGAATAGAAAAATACAAAAATGTTGTAGAAGACGAAATGACTTATAGAGCTGGAGCAAGGAGTGCCAACTCTGATGTCAAACGT
This window of the Chitinophagales bacterium genome carries:
- a CDS encoding ATP-binding protein — its product is MLIRFVVSNFLSFAEETEFNMLTGSVRRKKDHEYHFGDLSLLKTAAIYGANGAGKSNLVKAIGLLQKIVTTGEWNYFTDIQTFRLNPDYAEKPTSFEIEFVMEGKSYSYGLSLFQNVIVEEWLYLTNFGKEDILVFNRTTNQDGITKIEVNDKYFQSAKDKLRIKLYEDELLLNDKPLIKQLAEAKQVFEEVEEVNNWFIDSLLILSPLSKPTEIVKYMAINKNFRTFIGKFISSLNTGISGIGVQTYSINDFFGKNEKEKIEDVSNQVKNKGNAILKRSDSLEEVLAVEENNNVLIKRFYTKHFDGKGNEYSFLLPEESDGTKRLIDYIAMFFMYLHDEVVFIIDEIEISIHPYLLKELLSKIMSNENSKGQLIFTTHESHLLDQEIFRQDEIWFTEKDKGGATNLYPLSDFKVRFDLDIRKGYLNGRFGAIPFLADLENLNWNDYAEEKAGV
- a CDS encoding sensor histidine kinase, whose product is MIPLWLILLISLGYFALLFGIAYYGDKRQAMGKSIINNSITYALSLAVYCTAWTFYGSVGRAATDGVGFLPVYLGPVLTAPLWYILLRKIVRISKIQRITSIADFLSARYGKSAFLGGLVTLIAVVSIIPYISLQLKAISSSLDIVLGNQFSNISDSAFFVAAILAIFSILFGTRNIDATEQNEGLVAAIAFESVFKLLAFIAIGVFTTFMIYDSPTQLFAEASQTQAYKDLFVWNNNGTNSYWDWTVMILLSACAFVLLPRQFQVAVVENVDEKHIEKAIWLFPLYLFFINIFVLPIAIGGLMYFEGSNVDADTFVLTLPLAERQFFLTIIVFLGGLSAATSMVIVATVALSNMISSNLVMPILLNSSTINLREKRYFTRFILYVRRASIVFVMIWAYIYFEIIGYQYSLVSIGLISFVGVTQFAPAVIGALFWKRATKIGAISGLMIGFAVWTYTLPFPTLIEGGFFSSNMVSEGLWGIELLKPYQLFGLKGMNQITHACFWSLFFNIGIYVGVSLFTLPSSAELSQASAFVDVFKYHKPDSNTNIWRGKAYYYEIKQLLNPFLGKNRTANILEEYALQNEIHYKDADEVSPEMVSYIEKILAGAIGTASAKVVISTVLKEEIFSLTEVMQILDETQQIILHSKEIEQKSKELEEVTAELKAANERLKEFDKLKDDFISTVTHELRTPLTSIKAFSEILFDNAHIKAGKRQQFLGIIVKESERLTRLINEVLDFQRLEMGKMKWNIQKIAIQEVIQNAVNTTKQMASSKGIELKTAMPEEILYIQADGDKIMQVLLNLISNAVKFRADKNPYIHLQLKPFNKHIEVSVADNGRGIPIKEQALIFDQFKQVHTQHIGNKPHGSGLGLAISKKIVEHHGGKIWVESIEGMGSVFYFRLPIEG
- a CDS encoding RloB family protein — its product is MPKKKRGYKKGEQHKDARLFVIVAEGEREDAYFKWFHEKNLRISVEIVMREENKSAPKHFLERLDKYIDSTGWREKDGDLVWFVLDVDRWERKEIEDLRIHCEQKNNWNIAISNPCFEVWVIFHLQKEIEDKGEMPKDLKHLIPQLIQGGFNLENICPLIETATENAKNADANSAHHFPYRMKTKVYQLAEQMLELLGKNWQT